In the genome of Diabrotica undecimpunctata isolate CICGRU chromosome 2, icDiaUnde3, whole genome shotgun sequence, the window aaaattcttctattaatttaattttatctgactcatctatattgacaattcagacatacattatacattttaaagtatggCAAGTTTCCCCACTCTGCTagaaaaattggtctcgaaatgccaaattacgtgcacgacaaaattgacgtagattagggataaagcgtgttaaaatttgtatgtacctctgttgattaagtgtgacttggcTACTATTTTCTTCGATAAAGCATGGACCAATCATTCCGGgtcccgaaactgcacaccagacactcacttttgcactatgtaaaggaacttcttgaactttatctggtctggcaaagcccagaaatcgatttgtgcgacgatttacatggcctgacaaatgaaaatgtgcttcgtctgaaaaGCATACATTTTTCACAAATTCAGGATTTTCATGTTGTAATTCAAGAATTCTAGTACAATATTCCATTCTACTATGATAATCCCTAGGATAtaattgttgatgtacctgaatcacatacAAAATTGCACCCAGCTCCTTCAGGATTAtttgcaaggaagttcgttttaagcTAAGATGTaacgctgttcttgtctggctggctttcggatttttcaagattcgctcaaaacacgttcatggttatcgttgttgttaactgttctgggacgccctgagtttccttttcgttggcacaatacattacccgtatttctaaacttttcaacaaccttcaaaattgcagcattacttggagaacgtttattaaaccgctgtgtgaattgatcacacacgtattgcagacttgcactattacgtcggccgattccgtataagcgaaaataatgctccacaagaaacactttctcctctgtacttaacaccatttttaacaattaggccctaataattaattgtttaacgATTACTTGGCtttgaatatgacagcgcgcacaaagagacatctatgtttcagtttcagtactgtttattttgggcaatactgtattTCTAGCTATTGTTTCTTCAAATACTAATGGGAATTCCGTTTATTTTAATACCCTTTTCATTCTGATGTACAAGTTAAAAATATCTTTTCTATATAAATGTTCAATGGTAGAGGGTATAATATGCAGCCCTGTCTCACGCGCTTAGTTATTTATACTGAGTGATGAAAATATTACCTCTGAAAAGTCTTAAAATTGTGACActgtatataatatttaaattcaagaaaacaaaagtttaaaagttttgaggcgaaatacgaacgacatagacaagaaaaatatgtacaagatacaaaacaaaaatggaaaCATTTGGAAACTACGGATAGAACCAAAATTCTTAAGGTTGTCGAATCCTATTATCGCGAAATATATGAGAGCACCCCTCAAATGGCGCCTGAAATGGCAAGATCAtcccctgcccaaaatcacaaaccaggtattagaattaatgccagaaataactccacgCGAAATCAAAACGAcacttttagaaataaaaaataacaaatcccctggcgatgacggagtagtgatcgaagcgatcaaactaggtggaaataaaattatccacgCTTTGGCCAAGCtgttcaccgaatgcatctaccaaggataAACTCCTCCTCAATGGAACAAGGCAGTCATTATTTTATCACACGAGCAAAGAGACATAatagactggacgctaaattagacttctatcagcctagagaacaagcttgatttagatcgggatatagcactaacgaccacttactagtgataaagaacctgatagagaagtttgcagaatacaacaaaccactGACACTAATATTTGTGGCCTACGAAAAAGTATTCGATatcataagccatcagaaaatgttaaaagcattgacagaatgccgaatagaccatagctacactaacataatcaaatatatctaccaaatgCCACAGCTAgtgtaagactatctgaacaagaaacaaataaattctgtatacagcgaggagtacggcaaggagataCCGCccctccaaagctattcacgacgattttagaacatacttgtaagaaggcacatctgaacgaacatggtatcaacataaatggagagaagctcaatcatttgagatttgcagatgatatcgtccttatagccgatcgtatggatgatgcaataataatgtttgaaatattatatcacgcttccttggaggtcagactaaagattaatatgaacaagacgcaaataataaCTAACCTGGTGCGAAATCGAAATactgctgttgatggaagggatattgtgcaaactgtatcgtataagtacttaggacatgaaattcggttgcacagagataaccagacatgtgagctcccacgtggCATAGGATTAGCCTGTGCAATCgttttggtaaattaaactatgtatttaaatcggacctaCTCATATGCcttaaaaggaaaatctttgaccaacgTGTGTTACCTGTAcccacttatggagcggaaacattaacactcacaaaaaagtaATGACTAGGATTTGCGTGATTCAGACaatcgatggacaaaacgtattgccGAGTAAAGACCAAGACAAGAATCACTACGAAGCAGAGGACGCTCAGCAACTAGATGAACTGACGACctaaagcgtgttagcaataactgaatgcaagccgcacaagacagagacaggtgaaaagagctgagggagacctatgtccagcaatgGATGCATtaaggttgatgatgatgatgatgatgatataatattgtaataatattaatactaccTCTCCGCATACATTACCTTACTTACCTTGCCATAAATGTAGAGGAAGAAATATCTGATCAGTCTATAAATAGTCTTCAGTCCATCAAATTTGGCAGATTTTCTGAAGAGATATATATTGACCAAACCAGGATGTAGAGAATTACTGGTAACACCGAATTCCTTCAGTTTTTCAGCAAATACATTGGCGGTAATGACGTTGGCGAGTTTGGAGTTTGCGTATATGATACCTTGGCGGAATAAGGACAAAGGATGGCCAGCAGGGTAGTTGAGAGTTTCCAGATTAAGGTTGCTGCAGAAAGCTAATGCTGAACTAACGAAGACGATGCGGCTTGGCGCTGATTTTTTTAgtaaatctaaaataaaaatatatgttaataaaatattttaataaaatattaaattttttattaattttttcttgcTTTAATTTGCTTTTATTAGTTATACCTTTTGCAAATTTATTATACACAACAATTGATTTGAGTTAATACTGTTATGACAGTAGAAGTATTAAAATTCTAGAATGTTCAAGATACCATCGAAAAATCCTAAAAAAAGATCGCTGTGTGCAAGTACTTGAAGGGGATACGAGAAACGTTAGTAACTTTGTATATTTCGTAAGTagttattgaagaaaatgggttttatttctttaatctgtttggagtaccagaaactgaatttactacgaattttgaccatgatgaacggcatgtggaatgcatattttagattcccttgccgactaatttatcaatctgtctgctttgcaacttgtagaaggcacagtggtaaatatttgaattcagtttcgccaagtaggaaatcttatgaTTTGTCTTGTTAGTAGTAATTGAGTTTTCAAATAGTTCTGTCATTtgcaacaattttattttattagatatatagattttaaaaattaatcagGTAAAGGAGAAGCTTGGCAAGAAGATAAAGAAGAGGAAAAGAAGTCTCTGCAAGAAGGAAAGGAGTTAATGGAGAAGGGTacacaagaaaaagaagagaaagaagagagGTGTAGACAAGAAAAGGAAGAGAAAAAGGAGAAGCGTAGGCAAGAACAAGAAGAGGAGAAGGAGAGGCGTAGGAAAGTAGAAAtcataaataaacttaaaatggGATAATTCCCGGGAGTTGGCCATATTAGTTAAAAGACTCGATCATCAAAGTAAAAAACTtctgtttaattaaaaaattaaatcagaaAATGCTACAATTTCCATATTGGATTAGGAGGAGAGGGCAGCATCACTGAAGAACGTTTCGATTAGATCAACTAGGAAATAAGTAACAGCTAaaacttgtatatatatatatatatatatatatatatatatatatatatatatatatatatatatatatatatatatatatatatatgtatatcaaaTAAAGTACTGGaccgaatttaaaaatttaaaaactaggGAATGAAGACAATATGTAGGGAGTTGCGAAAGCTTATTTGACCTCTATTAccattaaaaaatgttgtgttgATTCTTTTCTTAGCGATCAACGTAAAATAACTAACAATACCGGAAAAATGTGTCCCCCTTGCGTGTCAAAAATTGACTTATCTCTGGGTTTTTCAAAAATGTCGTAGATCCTAATAATGCCTGTGTTTCGTTTTCGTCCAGCCACCATGTTTACATACTGCTTGTTATAGgcatttaaacaaattataatatgtattGTACGTTGAAAGATATAccaattaaagaaaataatatattaattatacattAATTATACATAATTAAATCAATACATTCGTAATTAGCATACAATACAAACATTTCAAGTATAATTACACTTAGGTATAAATACAGAGTAACAATAAAAGAGGAATTCATTAGTCGGTGGACAAAAGCAAATAAGTCAAAAATGTGCTTTTTACATGTGAGATAAAAAATGATTTGAAGAGTAAATAAAATGGTATTTTTGCAAACTATTTGGCtctatttgtttaaaattataccaaaaacattgtttaaatagtttttattgcATTATTGGAGTATTTATTGGTTTAGCATGACTTATATGGTTAGGCACGACATATTTGTCTAAGTTATATGCTTATGATCAAAGAAAAGGTTAGgaatgaaaattttatttttagattccataatcgtttttatttttattaaaagaaataactTATTATCAATGAACTAAAAGTATATATAAAAAGTAAAGTTAGTTGgatcaaaacataaaaatacgtagtataaaatttaaaaagttaataTTACATTACGAATTttatcattttaaaaaaataaaatgcacaaagaaaagttatttaattaattaaatttcattttctttatcACTTAAAAAATGTCTGGGTCGGTATCTCTATTGACTGTAGCAGATGActttaaaattgtataaaaattatgaaaaatagtTGAGATGAGTGGAAGGAGTGAAATTAGatcatctgtttttttttctcttgAAATATGTTATGTTTGATTGTCATATTATTGTCACACCTCGTCTAATTAACTCTTTTATGTGGAATGGTTCTTCATTGGATAATGTTTTCCTAAACTGTATAATGGTGATCAGtcaaaagaacattcaacatatcgacctgaatattgaagccgaacgtattgaaagagtacaccgatttaaatatctgcgatatacagtaaatgataagtgggacccagacgtagagattaagatccgaattgaaatagcaagatccaaattcatcaaaatgagaaagctcttaagcaaccgccacctaagcgttaacctccgatggcgcgccacgaaatgctacgtactctctacgctactttgcggagttgaagggtggacggtagcagcagcaactataaagaagttagcggctctagaaatgtggctgtatcgacacatactgagaataccttggacagacagagtgaccaacacagaggtattaagacgaatgggtaaagaggtggaattgttaacaactgttaaaaggaggaaagcgtcatacctgggccatgtgttccgtaatgataagtacagtctgctacagcttatcgtggaaggcaagattaaaggtagaagtttgggcagaaagaagaaatcctggctgagaaacttgagtttcatggtttcaaataccagaagctacgaacataatacatgcggcacaaaacagagaaacctatcgtttgatggttgCCAAACTTTGGTAGAagatggcacataaagaagaagaaactgtATAATATCAAATTCATCTGTGTAACGTAGCCTAGTTTCTAACCGTTTAAAAGGTTCCCTTCAGTATCCTTAGTTCTTAAAATCAAAGGTCCTTTTAATAAAGAAGAGAAACtgaaaaaatcttcttttttaattttgtaaactgttaAGTTTTTGCTGCTAGAGCGGACCAACCGCATCCAGTCATGTCGATGAAAAATCTCTAGTTcagtctttttcttttatttgtctcaATAATACCATTATTCGTATCTACCTCTAGATAGTTGTGTCCTGGTATCATGAACTTGTGGTCTATAAATTTCAAATTACTTGAATCTTTCATACTCAATATAAACATGGATGTCACATGGGAGTTTCGATTCCGTCCACCGCATGTGtcagaatagtaaataacatgcTCTACTTGGGAGAGTACAATAGTCTTGAGATGGCGATATAAGCAGGAAGTAATGTGGTTAGCCATCCTACCGACTATTGATTCATACCACATGTAGCATATTGTTTGACCGGTTGCATTGTCCTGGACCGTTAGATTGTATGTCCACAGCTGACGCTTGAAAATTAAGTGTGAAGGAAGATATTTTTTCTGAGTTTGGCTTTTACTATAATGCGACTCATAATGTGGAAAAGATGGAATgtgctgttttatttctgtaagtTTTTCAGTGGGCAGTTTATGTTTTGGGATATGTTTACCTCTTCTATCTTCTGTAGAGATTTCAGCATTACTTGCTTTCTTTATGCTACAGTTATAACAACATTTGGGCTTTGTGTGCTAGATCGTGTAGCCATCAACCCTATTTTGAGGTAAATTCTAAGGTGCTTTTGTAATCTCGGACTGATATCAAATTCTAATCTTTCTGTGCTTGCAAGAGATGTGCAACAGATGTGAATGTAACAAATTTTAACTGGAAGAAACTTTAAGGCCACCAGGATAAATGATAAAAACAGATATATACTAACATTAACGAGTTAGTAGCAGCTCAGAGACacttaattattaatataattaataaactaataattaacTACATACGCACAGCAAGATCAGAATTTGATATAATgtctacaagatcgaggccaaatAAATGAACTGTCAAATTAGTGTTAACACTGAGTGCCAATGTATAACCATTTACTGGTTAAgtctaataatttttaatttaaattttttttgaaaaaatctccggattagaaattgaaacgtcaaaaaatatgtaaaaagtaattatcattacaatcaTGTGTGGTTTAATAccatacaaaataatatttaacagtTTTGAATGATAGTGTGGTTTGATATCAAGTTGTGAAATTTGTAATTTTCGTGTGTGGAAAATGTTTGTAGACAAACTGTACAACGAACCCCTAACTTTGTAAACATTAATCGTTTTTGACCCTCCAGAATGACGCACCTGCCTGTACATAAAGTGCAGGTGACTTTTCATAAGGGAACTTTATGAATCAGGTATAATTATTTGTATGCGTGTTGTGTGATATTTTGAAGTGAAATGGAACTATTATTAtttatcaataaatttaaaaataatgcttAAACGGAAAACTATATCGAAATAAATCAATCTCAAGAAATGGTGagtatttttttacgttttattttacggcacaataagaagaaatctaaatcaaaaactacacaagaaagccctgaaattagtatttccacaaccagagaaaaaacccagtaccttctgctctattacatatacaggcaaaatatcaacaaaaatagccaaatacatgaaaaagaaaggaataacaccagctttcagaacaaacaacaacttaggcaaatatattaaaaacaacaacagccaaaataaaaagcacttgcacagtggtgtatacaaacttaaaggTGGCGATTgttcaaaaacttacatcggtcaaactggtagaaattttaataaacgaaaagCAGaatataaaagggctttcaataatagaaaaacagattctacatacgcacttcaccttctagatcataatcattcttttaatgacgaatttaaaattcttcgctttcaaaataaaggcattaagctatctttgttagaatctatggaaattaagaaattaaaaaacacagacataattctgaatgaccaacttgaaacAGTTCTCTGCTtctcaacctatttcgttaaagactataaagtgtaaacgcataccaaaaatagatcacttgagaaaggcactctgccgaaacagctgtagtgataagattttatattaaattttttggaagttttgcaatgttttattgttacataaaatgaatatCCATCAattaacggtcgaatctatcaattatttagaagaagaagagtgttacaaatatttaataagatctcttaaattaaaattaccattaaaatcattaaatgtaaaaataattcAAACTTAGTTGCGTATCATAAAATGAGGAACTGGTTTAAACACTTCATTGATgtacaagttaaaaaaaatgCAGACAGTGGACGAGTGCGAAAAAAATTATATGTTAATGTTTGATGAAATTTCTCTGAAAAACCAATTGGAGTACAACAAATTGATAGTATTATTGAAGGGTTTCAAGATTTAGGTGCTTTCGGAAGTACAAACAAATTTGCCAACACAGGTCTGGTTCTCATGATGCGTGGCTTGCTACATAACTGGAAAATTCCAATTTACTGTAAAAAATAATGTATGCACCCACACCTGAAACCGCCTGCTTCTTCAATTTTATCATTCCATGGCGATTGCGAAAAAactacataatttttattaaatatatacgaTATAGAAACATAAAATCGACTAATTATGAGGGTAGAAAGAATGTTCACCACCAACCTGTCAAAAGGTGCGTCAATAAAAAGGGCCCGAAGTGATTAACTTGCATGGTAGAATGCAGACCGTCATCGGTGTGTTTGTTGCCATTGCTCAGCACCCTCGCGTTATTTATCAAAATGTCCAATCTCTCCTCTGTCGAGTTTATTTCCTTGGCAAACTTCCTTACGGACTGCAATGAAGTTAAATCGAGGATTTTCGTTTC includes:
- the LOC140434316 gene encoding retinol dehydrogenase 11-like isoform X1 yields the protein MIVYNYTIYIKYIAFAVIAISLPFIALIVLKFFQKFSAGKVRSLVCLSGKTAIVTGAGSGIGYETALQLASRGCRVILADRKEAAKAKAKIIAITNNSNIETKILDLTSLQSVRKFAKEINSTEERLDILINNARVLSNGNKHTDDGLHSTMQVNHFGPFLLTHLLTDLLKKSAPSRIVFVSSALAFCSNLNLETLNYPAGHPLSLFRQGIIYANSKLANVITANVFAEKLKEFGVTSNSLHPGLVNIYLFRKSAKFDGLKTIYRLIRYFFLYIYGKVSKTPEEGAQTSLHLALANSVKDITGKHFWDCRVFPTPPGAWNKKFCEDIWEASEKLVNLKPEEKL
- the LOC140434316 gene encoding retinol dehydrogenase 11-like isoform X2 is translated as MIVYNYTIYIKYIAFAVIAISLPFIALIVLKFFQKFSAGKVRSLVCLSGKTAIVTGAGSGIGYETALQLASRGCRVILADRKEAAKAKAKIIAITNNSNIETKILDLTSLQSVRKFAKEINSTEERLDILINNARVLSNGNKHTDDGLHSTMQVNHFGPFLLTHLLTDLLKKSAPSRIVFVSSALAFCSNLNLETLNYPAGHPLSLFRQGIIYANSKLANVITANVFAEKLKEFGVTSNSLHPGLVNIYLFRKSAKFDGLKTIYRLIRYFFLYIYGKTPEEGAQTSLHLALANSVKDITGKHFWDCRVFPTPPGAWNKKFCEDIWEASEKLVNLKPEEKL